Proteins found in one Sphingobacteriales bacterium genomic segment:
- a CDS encoding biopolymer transporter ExbD → MAEVDTGGGGGKKNDGKRRAKKGSTKVDMTAMVDMAFLLLTFFMLTTTFNKPKMMEINMPDKDKELPEEKMKVPASRTVTVILGKDNKVYWYQGDDDNPAVAVEETDFSENGIRNALLRKSAEIRALPRRESDKENPEPIVIIKAMDKSKYKNLVDILDEMHITGVKIYAIVDFTEDDRKLLAVQHPNSVADMAPLDGSAPAATGTTTQ, encoded by the coding sequence ATGGCAGAAGTAGATACCGGTGGGGGTGGTGGAAAGAAAAATGACGGAAAGCGGCGAGCCAAGAAAGGCTCTACCAAAGTGGATATGACCGCAATGGTAGATATGGCGTTTTTGCTGCTTACTTTTTTTATGCTTACCACCACCTTCAATAAACCGAAGATGATGGAAATAAATATGCCTGATAAAGATAAAGAATTGCCCGAAGAAAAAATGAAAGTACCTGCTTCGCGCACGGTCACTGTTATTTTGGGTAAAGACAATAAGGTATATTGGTATCAGGGCGATGATGATAACCCCGCCGTAGCAGTGGAAGAAACCGATTTTTCGGAAAACGGAATCCGCAACGCATTGTTGCGCAAATCCGCCGAAATTCGCGCCTTGCCGCGCCGCGAAAGCGATAAAGAAAACCCTGAGCCTATTGTTATTATCAAGGCAATGGACAAATCCAAATATAAAAATTTGGTGGATATTCTGGACGAAATGCACATTACAGGCGTTAAAATTTATGCCATTGTGGATTTTACTGAAGATGACCGCAAATTATTGGCAGTACAACACCCCAACAGTGTGGCAGATATGGCACCGCTTGACGGCAGTGCGCCGGCTGCTACGGGAACTACTACCCAATAA
- a CDS encoding T9SS type A sorting domain-containing protein: MMKNIYYSFVLLCFAFGTITAQSIAPLKADETPNSGLPPEFSSAHAAQQAHYAAFQLQNEAQSDSLRLVENNWKNLPPQRSRTKSQVCALNKQVYGWHPYWVGTAYNNYDFNLLSTFSYFSYEVNPSTGNYTSIHSWKTTPSIDLAKAAGCRVELCVTNFGATQNTTFLTNPAAWDKLLDSLVVLVNYRQAHGINIDFEGVPGAQAANFTSFLQYAANRMHSEVPGSTVTMALYSVDWNSVFDMPNLINYIDAFIIMGYGYYYSGSGNAGPNAPLYHGNIWTLYTLNRSIDYYLNEGCPPQKLLIGLPYYGQEWNTSSNAIPSSTTSFVGSRTYNYIRNNYIGTYTPTLDQHSNTQSIIYNSGNWRQCWYDDELTLGERYDMVRDKKIGGIGIWALGYDDGYNELWDLIADRFTDCYVPCKDFTYDSGGSLGQYRNSENCVMTFSENSNSNVKLTFTQFDVEANYDYVYIHDGNDTNAPLLGTYTGTTLPPALISSGNALTLHFTSDGSTRADGWAAEWSVLPKTAIAPLNTCYADDFTFNSTDEDFCGAGIQQSFYLPEVQESGEWRAANELGFFNDAFDDGVIHTDWTSAVGTWSETGGALKQSDETNANTNIYATLSENAAASYLYHWKMKIEGTGTNRRAGIHFFCDNPALPNRGNSYFIYFRVDSDLLQIYEVENDTWTLKQEVPVVVDAAKWYDCKILYNPTTGAISVWRDDVYLTTWTDTTPHTIGGGISPRTGNCQGFYDDFKVYKSRSAATLVTVGNSEAIYTQNTAPNTPAATIYSLTLDNNNTFSLAASATVNIDWTAPAAVVVQDGSGSDEDNTTFGNMLSANWTAAADANSTLAGYWYQIGTSPYNNDVVAATFAGLTTNVTHNGLNLSAGTTYYFTVWAENCSGLLSAQASSDGITLVNPCPFNDNITTDYNNGEQLTFQVEDYITASNELAAGTQIVYDAGNYIDLQVGFWAKSGSDFRAFIQGCLPAPLAAPVIDAAIAEENSAAAKNAVATTPHLEKISGTWQIYPNPTRDILYISWQGAADEGQSGNIRLLDIQGRVLKTWQYEGNAGAVLAVDVSEVASGIYWLHCATENAAVQVQKLVVY; this comes from the coding sequence ATGATGAAAAATATTTACTACTCTTTTGTTCTTTTGTGTTTTGCTTTTGGCACAATCACAGCACAGTCTATTGCACCGCTTAAAGCAGATGAAACGCCAAACTCCGGTTTGCCCCCTGAATTTTCTTCTGCTCACGCCGCCCAGCAAGCCCACTATGCCGCCTTTCAGCTACAAAATGAAGCCCAAAGCGATTCGTTGCGGCTGGTAGAAAACAACTGGAAAAACCTTCCGCCACAGCGTAGCCGCACCAAAAGTCAGGTGTGTGCGCTCAACAAACAAGTGTATGGCTGGCATCCGTATTGGGTAGGCACTGCCTACAACAACTACGATTTTAATTTGCTTTCTACTTTTTCGTATTTCTCCTACGAAGTCAATCCATCTACGGGCAATTATACATCTATTCACTCGTGGAAAACCACCCCTTCCATTGATTTGGCAAAGGCTGCGGGCTGTCGTGTGGAGTTGTGTGTTACGAATTTTGGGGCTACCCAAAACACTACTTTTTTAACCAACCCTGCTGCCTGGGACAAACTGTTGGATAGTTTGGTGGTATTAGTCAATTATCGCCAAGCACACGGCATCAATATTGATTTTGAAGGTGTGCCCGGAGCGCAAGCCGCCAATTTTACGAGTTTTTTGCAATATGCCGCCAATCGTATGCACAGCGAAGTACCCGGCTCTACAGTAACAATGGCTTTGTATTCGGTGGACTGGAACAGCGTATTTGATATGCCTAATCTTATCAATTATATAGATGCTTTTATTATTATGGGCTACGGATATTATTATTCGGGCAGTGGTAATGCGGGTCCGAATGCGCCGCTTTATCACGGCAATATCTGGACACTCTACACCCTCAATCGCTCCATAGATTATTATTTGAACGAAGGCTGTCCGCCGCAAAAGTTACTCATTGGTTTGCCGTATTACGGACAGGAATGGAATACCAGTTCCAACGCCATTCCTTCATCTACCACAAGTTTTGTAGGCTCGCGCACTTACAATTATATCCGCAATAATTATATCGGCACTTATACACCCACCTTAGACCAGCACAGCAATACACAATCTATTATTTATAATTCGGGCAATTGGCGGCAATGTTGGTATGATGATGAACTGACTTTAGGAGAACGCTACGATATGGTGCGCGACAAAAAAATAGGCGGTATCGGAATATGGGCACTCGGCTATGATGATGGCTACAATGAATTGTGGGATTTGATAGCCGACCGTTTTACGGATTGCTATGTGCCGTGTAAGGATTTTACTTATGATAGCGGCGGCTCGCTGGGGCAATACCGCAATAGTGAGAATTGTGTGATGACATTCAGCGAAAACAGCAACAGCAACGTAAAACTTACTTTTACACAATTTGATGTAGAAGCCAACTACGATTATGTATATATCCATGATGGCAACGATACCAATGCACCTTTGCTCGGCACTTATACAGGAACTACTTTGCCGCCTGCTTTAATTTCTTCGGGCAATGCGCTGACTTTGCATTTTACGTCTGACGGCAGCACACGCGCCGACGGTTGGGCTGCCGAGTGGAGTGTGCTACCCAAAACCGCCATTGCTCCTTTGAACACCTGCTACGCCGATGATTTTACTTTCAACAGCACCGATGAAGATTTTTGTGGGGCGGGTATTCAGCAATCTTTTTATTTACCTGAGGTACAGGAAAGCGGCGAATGGCGGGCGGCAAATGAGTTGGGATTTTTTAATGATGCTTTTGATGATGGTGTAATTCATACCGATTGGACGAGTGCGGTGGGTACTTGGAGCGAAACCGGCGGAGCTTTAAAACAAAGCGATGAAACCAACGCCAATACGAATATTTATGCGACTTTAAGCGAAAATGCGGCTGCCTCTTATTTGTATCATTGGAAAATGAAAATAGAAGGCACGGGAACGAATCGCCGCGCCGGTATTCATTTCTTTTGTGATAATCCTGCTTTGCCCAATCGCGGCAATTCATATTTTATTTATTTCAGGGTGGACAGCGATTTGTTGCAGATTTATGAAGTGGAAAATGACACATGGACACTCAAACAAGAAGTGCCGGTAGTGGTAGATGCTGCTAAATGGTATGATTGTAAAATATTGTATAATCCCACAACAGGGGCTATTTCGGTGTGGCGCGATGATGTATATTTGACTACATGGACAGACACCACACCACATACCATCGGAGGCGGTATATCACCGCGCACTGGTAATTGTCAGGGATTTTATGACGATTTTAAAGTATATAAAAGTCGCTCGGCGGCAACGCTTGTAACAGTGGGCAACAGCGAAGCTATTTACACACAAAACACCGCCCCGAACACTCCGGCTGCTACTATTTACAGCCTCACATTAGACAATAACAATACCTTTTCGCTTGCAGCCTCTGCTACGGTGAATATAGACTGGACAGCTCCTGCCGCCGTAGTTGTACAGGACGGAAGCGGCAGCGATGAGGATAATACCACTTTTGGCAATATGCTTTCTGCCAACTGGACGGCTGCCGCCGATGCCAACAGCACCCTTGCCGGATATTGGTATCAGATTGGCACTTCGCCATATAACAACGATGTAGTAGCCGCTACTTTTGCCGGATTAACGACTAACGTTACACACAACGGACTGAATCTGTCGGCGGGTACTACTTATTATTTTACGGTTTGGGCTGAAAACTGCTCCGGTTTGTTGTCGGCACAAGCAAGTTCAGACGGAATAACCTTAGTAAATCCTTGTCCGTTTAATGATAATATTACAACTGATTATAACAACGGTGAACAACTCACTTTTCAGGTAGAGGATTATATTACGGCATCAAATGAGTTGGCGGCGGGTACACAAATTGTGTATGATGCGGGAAATTATATTGATTTGCAGGTGGGATTTTGGGCAAAAAGCGGCAGCGATTTCAGGGCTTTTATTCAGGGGTGTTTACCTGCGCCTTTGGCTGCTCCCGTCATTGATGCGGCGATAGCAGAAGAAAATTCTGCGGCTGCCAAAAACGCTGTTGCTACAACTCCGCATTTGGAAAAAATATCGGGTACTTGGCAAATTTATCCCAACCCAACGCGGGATATATTATATATTAGTTGGCAGGGAGCGGCAGATGAGGGGCAGAGTGGCAATATTCGTTTGTTGGATATACAAGGTCGTGTGTTGAAAACGTGGCAATACGAAGGTAATGCGGGTGCTGTTTTGGCAGTAGATGTATCAGAGGTGGCAAGTGGAATATATTGGCTGCATTGTGCCACCGAAAACGCTGCGGTGCAGGTACAAAAATTGGTGGTGTATTGA
- a CDS encoding energy transducer TonB, protein MKKIITLITIMLFCAVAAQSQTPQSTLKVAGGRPLDGSKSTEQSDSVKHQNDTKKTTYDVVELMPQFPGGDAELLKYLRSNIQYPEEAKRLKIEGKVFVSFVVEKDGNIANAKVLRGIGGGCNEEALRVIQNMPKWVPGLQGGEPVSVSFKLPIVFKKD, encoded by the coding sequence ATGAAAAAGATTATCACACTTATAACAATTATGCTGTTTTGTGCAGTGGCAGCACAAAGCCAAACTCCGCAAAGCACCCTGAAAGTAGCAGGCGGACGACCCTTAGACGGCAGCAAAAGCACTGAGCAGTCGGACAGTGTCAAACATCAAAACGATACAAAAAAAACAACTTATGACGTGGTAGAGCTTATGCCGCAGTTTCCGGGTGGCGATGCTGAATTGCTGAAATATTTGCGCAGTAATATCCAATATCCCGAAGAGGCAAAACGATTGAAGATAGAAGGCAAAGTATTTGTATCGTTTGTTGTAGAAAAAGACGGAAACATTGCAAATGCAAAAGTATTGCGCGGTATTGGTGGTGGCTGCAACGAAGAGGCATTGCGCGTAATACAAAATATGCCCAAATGGGTACCCGGCTTGCAAGGAGGCGAACCTGTAAGTGTAAGTTTTAAATTACCCATTGTGTTTAAAAAAGATTGA
- a CDS encoding MotA/TolQ/ExbB proton channel family protein, producing the protein MAQTTATTAPKKGGLENTFALLVIPVIIIVCILLYKFVMGSPSNFEGGDPNNHPLPGNYLGIVYKGGVIVPILMSFFLMVIVFSIERFITINRAYGSGSLDNFVRKVKSLVDGGRIDDAIAESNRQKGSVGNVVRSTLEKYKEVQNWSGHDKEQKIAAIQKQLEESTSLELPMLEKNLTIIATLASIATLTGLLGTVIGMIKAFAALAVAGNPDAVALANGISEALVNTALGIGTSTLAIIAYNYFTSRIDTLTYNLDEIGVSLTQSYNATH; encoded by the coding sequence ATGGCACAAACGACAGCAACAACAGCTCCCAAAAAGGGGGGGCTTGAAAACACCTTTGCTCTTCTTGTAATTCCCGTTATCATTATTGTTTGTATTTTATTGTACAAGTTTGTGATGGGATCCCCTTCCAACTTTGAAGGCGGCGATCCCAACAACCACCCACTTCCGGGTAATTATTTGGGAATTGTATATAAAGGAGGTGTAATCGTACCTATTTTGATGTCTTTCTTTTTGATGGTTATCGTGTTTTCCATTGAGCGTTTTATCACTATCAACAGAGCCTACGGCAGTGGTTCTTTGGACAATTTTGTGCGCAAAGTGAAATCTTTGGTAGATGGCGGACGCATTGACGATGCCATTGCCGAAAGCAACCGCCAAAAAGGTTCAGTGGGTAATGTAGTACGCAGCACCTTAGAAAAATACAAAGAAGTGCAAAACTGGAGCGGACACGATAAAGAGCAAAAAATAGCAGCAATTCAAAAACAATTAGAAGAATCCACTTCTTTAGAATTGCCAATGCTCGAAAAAAACCTCACCATCATTGCTACGCTCGCTTCTATCGCTACCTTGACAGGTCTTTTAGGAACGGTAATCGGTATGATTAAAGCGTTTGCGGCACTTGCCGTAGCCGGTAATCCTGATGCAGTAGCCTTGGCTAATGGTATCTCGGAAGCACTCGTAAATACCGCACTCGGTATCGGTACTTCTACACTCGCCATCATCGCCTACAACTATTTCACCAGCCGTATTGATACCCTCACTTACAACCTGGACGAAATCGGTGTGAGCCTCACACAAAGCTATAATGCTACACACTAA
- a CDS encoding TonB family protein, with translation MKDYKEIPLDDIVFEGRNKDYGAYDLRKRYGKNVTRAALIAIPLFIAALLGPGIYAKLSPPVKEEKVEVEIDLANLPPPPENPNEPPPPPPPPPPPPPPPLPPPKVSTVRFIPPEPEEDDKVVEEPPKQEELENKVTATKTEQGDPNANADQVIEVKEEPRAETKVVAIPEKPKEEEVFEVVEQMPQFPGGDAELLKYLRSNIKYPRMASENNIEGKVFVSFVVKSDGSITNVKVLRGIGGGCDEEAVRVVKSMPSWLPGKQGGRPVPVSFKLPVVFKLE, from the coding sequence ATGAAAGATTATAAAGAAATACCTTTAGACGACATTGTCTTTGAAGGTCGTAATAAAGACTATGGGGCATACGATTTGCGCAAACGCTACGGCAAAAACGTAACACGCGCTGCCTTGATAGCTATTCCGCTATTTATCGCAGCTTTGCTGGGTCCGGGTATTTACGCCAAATTGTCGCCGCCGGTGAAAGAGGAAAAGGTAGAGGTAGAGATAGATTTAGCCAATCTGCCACCACCTCCCGAAAATCCGAATGAGCCACCACCACCGCCACCACCACCGCCACCACCGCCACCACCGCCTTTGCCACCGCCAAAGGTGAGTACAGTGCGCTTTATTCCGCCTGAGCCGGAAGAGGACGATAAAGTGGTGGAAGAGCCGCCTAAACAAGAGGAATTGGAAAATAAAGTGACAGCTACAAAAACAGAACAAGGCGACCCCAATGCCAATGCCGACCAAGTGATTGAGGTGAAAGAGGAGCCGCGTGCCGAAACCAAAGTAGTGGCTATCCCCGAAAAACCGAAAGAAGAAGAAGTATTTGAAGTGGTAGAACAAATGCCGCAGTTTCCGGGTGGCGATGCCGAATTACTCAAATATTTGCGTAGCAATATCAAATATCCGCGTATGGCTTCCGAAAACAACATTGAGGGCAAAGTATTTGTGTCGTTTGTAGTAAAAAGCGATGGCAGTATTACCAATGTAAAAGTATTGCGCGGTATTGGCGGCGGTTGTGACGAAGAGGCGGTACGCGTAGTAAAAAGTATGCCTTCCTGGTTGCCCGGTAAACAAGGCGGTCGTCCGGTGCCGGTGAGTTTTAAGCTGCCCGTAGTATTTAAGTTAGAGTAA
- a CDS encoding biopolymer transporter ExbD, with translation MPKVKVPRKNISLDMTAMCDVAFLLLTFFMLTTKFKPEEPVQVKMPSSISETTLPDDGKLQLAVGADGRIFMGVDGQPTRLKMLEEIGKKYNMTFTDAEKFEFAKMDAFGTPLNGLKQLLALSATERNKVKQPGLPCCDSLNTELTDWVLYARATAPDQKLKVAIRSDVDTDYEVVKKLIATLQAQKINKFNLVTSPEAKPKPKAN, from the coding sequence ATGCCCAAAGTCAAAGTCCCGCGTAAGAATATTTCGCTTGATATGACGGCGATGTGCGATGTGGCGTTTTTGCTCCTGACCTTCTTCATGCTTACCACAAAATTTAAGCCCGAAGAACCCGTTCAAGTAAAAATGCCCTCCTCTATCTCCGAAACTACCTTGCCCGACGACGGTAAATTGCAACTGGCGGTGGGTGCTGACGGGCGCATTTTTATGGGAGTGGACGGTCAGCCCACCCGCCTGAAAATGCTCGAAGAAATCGGTAAAAAATATAACATGACCTTTACCGATGCAGAAAAGTTTGAATTTGCTAAAATGGACGCTTTCGGAACACCCTTGAACGGCTTGAAACAGTTGCTGGCATTGAGTGCCACCGAGCGCAATAAGGTAAAACAACCCGGTTTGCCTTGCTGCGACAGCCTTAATACCGAACTCACCGACTGGGTGCTGTATGCCCGTGCTACCGCTCCCGACCAAAAACTCAAAGTGGCTATCCGCTCCGATGTAGATACCGACTACGAAGTGGTAAAAAAACTCATAGCAACTTTGCAGGCGCAAAAAATCAACAAATTCAATCTGGTGACTTCGCCCGAAGCAAAGCCCAAGCCTAAAGCAAATTAA
- a CDS encoding NAD-dependent epimerase/dehydratase family protein: protein MKKYVLISGGAGFIGSSLAERLLQNPDFYVVIADNLLTGRKENLPPPSADNWEFAYCDINNYTELSALMERFSFHTVFHYAAVVGVQRTLQHPLWVMEDVKGIKNICELAAACQVQRFVYASSSEVYGISEHFPQHEEHTPLNARLPYAIVKNVGEAFCHAYFQEKGLNYNIFRFFNTYGNKQNPDFVVSKFIRAALRNEPLTVYGDGSQQRTFCFIADNLDATLYATEHAHTANQTFNIGNDAEVSVLELAKLIIDISGSSSEIIHLPALKEGDMPRRQPDVTRMKTLLQRPFTPLREGLQQVIEHYAYR from the coding sequence ATGAAAAAATATGTGTTGATTAGCGGCGGTGCCGGATTTATCGGCAGTTCGCTGGCAGAGCGTTTGCTCCAAAACCCCGACTTTTATGTAGTAATTGCCGACAACTTGCTCACGGGACGCAAAGAAAATTTGCCTCCGCCCTCTGCCGATAATTGGGAGTTTGCGTATTGCGACATCAACAATTACACAGAACTGAGTGCTTTGATGGAGCGTTTTTCGTTTCATACCGTATTTCATTATGCGGCGGTGGTGGGTGTGCAACGCACTTTGCAGCACCCGCTTTGGGTGATGGAAGATGTAAAAGGTATCAAAAATATATGCGAACTTGCTGCCGCCTGTCAGGTACAGCGTTTTGTATATGCTTCATCTTCAGAAGTTTACGGCATTTCGGAGCATTTTCCGCAACACGAAGAGCATACCCCCCTCAATGCCCGCCTGCCTTATGCCATCGTAAAAAATGTAGGAGAGGCGTTTTGCCACGCCTATTTTCAGGAAAAAGGATTAAACTATAATATTTTTCGCTTTTTCAATACTTACGGCAATAAACAAAATCCCGATTTTGTGGTGTCAAAATTTATTCGCGCCGCCTTGCGCAACGAGCCGCTCACCGTATATGGCGATGGCAGCCAGCAGCGCACTTTTTGTTTCATCGCCGATAATTTAGATGCTACTTTATATGCCACAGAACACGCACACACTGCCAATCAAACTTTTAATATTGGCAATGATGCAGAAGTATCAGTATTGGAACTGGCAAAATTAATAATTGATATTAGTGGATCTTCGTCTGAAATTATCCATCTTCCTGCACTCAAAGAAGGCGATATGCCGCGCCGCCAACCCGATGTAACCCGCATGAAAACCCTGCTTCAACGCCCTTTTACACCCCTGCGCGAAGGTTTGCAGCAAGTAATTGAACACTACGCTTATAGATGA
- a CDS encoding energy transducer TonB, producing MVFVSFVIGVDGSVRNVGILKGIGGGCGEEAMRVIASMPNWKPGLQFGKPVAVGFRMPVVFKLEPAVKEKKRKKRHKGTP from the coding sequence GTGGTTTTTGTAAGCTTTGTTATTGGCGTAGATGGCAGTGTGCGCAATGTAGGAATATTAAAAGGTATTGGTGGCGGCTGTGGTGAGGAAGCGATGCGTGTAATAGCGTCTATGCCAAATTGGAAACCCGGATTACAATTTGGAAAACCTGTGGCAGTAGGTTTTCGTATGCCTGTGGTTTTTAAATTAGAACCTGCTGTAAAAGAAAAAAAGCGAAAAAAACGCCATAAAGGTACACCCTAA
- a CDS encoding TonB family protein, which produces MKKIITLITIMLFCAVAAQSQTPDCSLKQLPDERFLDNSNKKAQNDTTEQIYSVVEQMPEFLGGDVELLKYLRSNIQYPEEATRLKIEGKVFVSFVVEKDGSIANAKVLRGIGGGCDEEALRLIQNMPKWVPGKQGGKFVNVKYNLPIVFKNE; this is translated from the coding sequence ATGAAAAAGATTATCACACTTATAACGATTATGCTGTTTTGTGCAGTGGCAGCACAAAGCCAAACTCCAGACTGCTCTCTGAAACAATTACCAGACGAACGATTCTTAGACAACTCTAACAAAAAAGCTCAAAACGACACAACAGAGCAAATTTATAGCGTGGTAGAGCAAATGCCGGAGTTTTTGGGTGGCGATGTCGAATTGCTGAAATATTTGCGCAGCAATATCCAATATCCCGAAGAGGCAACACGATTGAAGATAGAAGGTAAAGTATTTGTATCGTTTGTTGTAGAAAAAGACGGAAGCATTGCAAATGCAAAAGTATTGCGCGGTATTGGTGGTGGCTGCGACGAAGAGGCATTGCGCCTAATACAAAATATGCCTAAATGGGTACCTGGCAAACAAGGAGGCAAATTTGTAAATGTAAAATATAACTTACCCATTGTGTTTAAAAACGAATGA
- a CDS encoding TonB family protein has translation MRKIFYATCFVVALTSAAQAQQTAPQVYTPEQEVYINVERKPQFAGGDSALFAYIKEHLEYPKDLRTDARALVEFVVRADGSITDAKILRSACKSCDEATFKLLNNMPKWVAAQQNGEAVSVKQTLPIYFKVGQ, from the coding sequence ATGAGAAAAATATTTTATGCGACTTGTTTTGTTGTTGCCCTGACGAGTGCCGCACAGGCACAGCAAACTGCTCCGCAGGTTTATACACCCGAACAGGAAGTTTACATCAATGTAGAGCGCAAACCCCAATTTGCAGGTGGAGACAGTGCTTTATTTGCTTATATCAAGGAGCATTTGGAATACCCAAAAGACCTGCGCACCGATGCCAGAGCTTTGGTGGAGTTTGTAGTACGCGCCGATGGCAGCATCACCGATGCCAAAATATTGCGCAGCGCGTGCAAAAGTTGCGATGAAGCAACTTTTAAATTGCTCAACAATATGCCTAAATGGGTAGCAGCCCAACAAAACGGCGAAGCAGTAAGCGTAAAACAAACTTTGCCGATATATTTCAAAGTCGGGCAATAA
- the rfbA gene encoding glucose-1-phosphate thymidylyltransferase RfbA, which produces MKGIILAGGSGTRLYPITMGISKQIMPIYDKPMIYYPLSTLLLAGINEILIISTPHDLPNFKKLLGDGKHLGCNFQYAEQPQPNGLAQAFVIGEEFIENDKVCLILGDNIFFGEGMEKSLTQNADVEGGMIYAYHVADPERYGVVDFDENNVAVSIEEKPKHPKSNYAVPGLYFYDNSVIDIAKNLQPSARGEYEITDVNKQYLRQGNLKVTIFGRGTAWLDTGTFDSLMHASIFVQVIEQRQGLKVGCIEEIAYRKGFISAAQLEALANPLLKSGYGEYLLNVLKHG; this is translated from the coding sequence ATGAAAGGGATTATCCTCGCCGGTGGTTCCGGCACACGCCTCTATCCTATCACAATGGGCATCAGTAAACAAATAATGCCTATTTATGATAAACCAATGATTTACTACCCACTTTCTACACTTTTGTTGGCAGGAATTAACGAAATTTTGATTATCTCTACTCCGCACGACTTACCCAATTTCAAAAAACTACTCGGTGACGGCAAACATTTGGGGTGTAATTTTCAATATGCCGAGCAGCCACAGCCCAATGGATTGGCGCAGGCTTTTGTGATTGGTGAAGAATTTATCGAAAATGACAAAGTATGTCTTATTTTAGGAGATAATATTTTTTTCGGAGAAGGAATGGAAAAATCTCTGACACAAAATGCTGATGTAGAGGGCGGTATGATTTATGCTTATCACGTTGCTGACCCTGAACGTTATGGTGTTGTGGACTTTGACGAAAATAATGTCGCTGTTTCTATTGAAGAGAAACCCAAACATCCCAAATCAAATTACGCTGTGCCGGGTTTGTATTTCTACGACAACTCTGTGATTGATATTGCCAAAAACCTCCAACCCAGCGCACGCGGCGAATACGAAATTACCGATGTGAATAAACAATATCTGCGACAAGGTAATTTAAAAGTGACCATCTTCGGGCGTGGCACGGCTTGGTTGGATACCGGAACTTTTGATTCCCTGATGCACGCCTCTATTTTTGTACAAGTGATAGAACAAAGACAAGGCTTGAAAGTGGGCTGTATTGAAGAAATTGCCTACCGCAAAGGTTTTATTTCGGCGGCTCAGTTGGAAGCTCTGGCAAATCCACTCCTCAAAAGCGGCTACGGTGAATATTTATTGAATGTCCTCAAACACGGATAA